The sequence GCGGCAAGAACGAGAAATCTGGAGGTGATTGGCGATGCTGCTTGATAACCTGGTTGCCCTTCTCCCGGAGCTGAATAAGGCCTTCTTTGAAACAATCTATATGGTTGGCATCTCCATACTGGTTGCAGTCATTGTAGGCTTGCCTACAGGTGTCCTGCTTTTTGTCACTGACAAAGGACTATTCCTCGAAAACCAGCTCTTTAAAAATATTGCTGGCTTCATCGTGAACATGATTCGCTCGGTACCTTTTATTATCCTGCTGATTGCCTTGCTGCCGCTTGCGAATTTAATCGCCGGCACGACAATCGGGCCGACTGCAGCGTCTGTTTCCTTATCGGTCGCGGCGATTCCCTTCTTTGCGAGAATCGTAGAGCAAAGTTTTCGTGAAATTGATAAAGGAGTCATCGAAGCCGCTGTTGCAACCGGAGCAACTCCCTGGATGATCATCAAAGATGTATTGATTCCAGAGGCCAAACCTGGCATTGTCCAGGGTGTAACCATCACCATTATCAGCCTGGTGGCGTACTCAGCAATGGCTGGTATTGTCGGCGGCGGCGGGGTCGGTGACCTGGCAATCCGCTTCGGCT comes from Mesobacillus jeotgali and encodes:
- a CDS encoding methionine ABC transporter permease → MLLDNLVALLPELNKAFFETIYMVGISILVAVIVGLPTGVLLFVTDKGLFLENQLFKNIAGFIVNMIRSVPFIILLIALLPLANLIAGTTIGPTAASVSLSVAAIPFFARIVEQSFREIDKGVIEAAVATGATPWMIIKDVLIPEAKPGIVQGVTITIISLVAYSAMAGIVGGGGVGDLAIRFGYYRYDNTIMITTVIILICLVQLIQFGGDRIARLVDKR